GTTCTTCAATAAGGCCTATTTAAGGGACCCAAATGATGCATTAGATCCAAGATTCTCACCAATACTAGTCAATGACCTTAGTAATCTACCACCAGCATTAATTATAACGTCAGAGTATGACCCATTAAGAGACTCTGCAGAAACATATGTAGTTAGACTTA
This portion of the Caldivirga sp. genome encodes:
- a CDS encoding alpha/beta hydrolase fold domain-containing protein, encoding MDKEDMEFFNKAYLRDPNDALDPRFSPILVNDLSNLPPALIITSEYDPLRDSAETYVVRLTEADVSTVVVRFNGVIHSFYNLSIQHTRVAIGLIGSVLKQAFYSKH